The DNA sequence GCCGAGTTCGCGCACGAGATCGAGCAGCAGATCGGCGCGCCGGTGATCGAGGGTGTCACGGCGGCCGTGAAGTGGGCCGAGGCGCTGGTGTCGCTGCGCCTCGCGACCGCGAAGCGCGGCGATTATGCGCGGCCGCTGCCGAAGCGCTACGACGGCGAATTCGCGCGCTTCAGCCCGCCGGACGACGCGTCGGCGGCTGCGCCGGCAAGCGCGGGCGCGCGCAGCGGCAGCGTTGCGTCGGCGCCCGACGCCGGTTTGCCGCAACCGCACATACACGCGGTCTGACCTGCACTATCTGCGCCGCTGTATGGGCGCGTCCCGACCTTTTCGCTACACTGGGCCGTCGTCGTATCGGCCCGCGCGGCCGGCCTTCGGGCCCCGTGCGGGCCGATGCGAACCCACCATTTCAGCGAGCTTCAGCGGCACTCCGAACCCATGTCACTCGATCCCAACTATCCTCGCGACCTGATCGGCTACGGCCGCCATCCCGTGCAGGCGAACTGGCCCGGGCGCGCGCGCGTCGCGGTGCAATTCGTCCTCAATTACGAGGAGGGCGGCGAGAACTGCGTGCTGCACGGCGATCCGGGCTCCGAGCAGTTCTTGTCGGAAATCGTCGGCGCGGCCGCGTATCCCGACCGTCACATGAGCATGGAGTCGATCTACGAGTACGGGTCGCGTGCCGGCGTATGGCGCATCCTGCGCGAGTTCGAGAAGCGCGGGCTGCCGCTGACGGTGTTCGGCGTCGGCATGGCGATCGAGCGCCATCCGGAGCTCGCGCGCGCCTTCGTCGAGCTCGGCCACGAGATCGCATGCCACGGCTGGCGCTGGATTCACTACCAGAGCATGACGCCCGAGCTGGAGGCCGAGCACATGCGTCTCGGCATGGAGGCGATCGAGCGCGTGACCGGCGAGCGTCCGCTCGGCTGGTACACCGGCCGCGACAGCCCGAACACGCACCGCCTCGTCGCCGAATACGGCGGCTTCCTGTACGACTCCGACAACTACGGCGACGACCTGCCGTTCTGGATGGACGTCGCAGTGTCGGGCGGCCGCACGACGCCGCAATTGATCGTCCCGTACACGCTCGACACGAACGACATGCGCTTCGCGACGCCGCAGGGCTTCAACACCGGCGAGCACTTCTTCGACTACCTGCGCGACGCGTTCGACGTGCTGTACGCGGAAGGCGACGAAGCGCCGAAGATGCTGTCGATCGGCATGCACTGCCGCCTGCTCGGGCGGCCGGGGCGTTTTCGCGGGCTGCAGCGTTTCCTCGATCACATCGAGAAGCACGAGCGCGTATGGGTGACGCGGCGTGTCGATATCGCGCGCCATTGGCGTGAACATCATCCGTATCAGCCCAATCATCGAGACGAAGGGAAAGCATGAAGGCGATGCGTTACACGTTGGAGCAACTGAACACGATGGCGCCGAGCGCATTCGTCGCCGCGCTGTCGGGCATTTTCGAGCATTCGCCGTGGGTGGCCGAGCATGCGGCGGCGAAGCGGCCGTTCGCGAGCATCGACGCGCTGCACGAGACGATGTCGAACGCGGTGGAAACGGCCGGCGACGCACGCCAGCTCGCGCTGATCAACGCCCACCCGGAACTGGCCGGCAAGGCGGCCGTGCGCGGCGAGCTCACGGCCGAGTCGACGCGCGAGCAGAGCGGCGCGGGCCTCGATCAATGCACGCAGGAAGAGTTCGACAAGCTGCTGACGCTGAACCGCACCTATCGCGAGAAATTCGGCTTCCCGTTCATTCTGGCCGTGCGCGGCTATGACCGGCACGGCATCATCGCGAACTTCGAGTCGCGCGTGAATCATTCGCGCAGCGAGGAGCTGCGTGCGAGCCTCGACCAGATCTACCGGATCGCGCGCTTCCGGCTCGACGACCTGATCGACGCGTGACGTCGCACTGCAGCGGCCGCTTCGCATCACCGCTTCGCCTCACCGAACAAGGACACATCATGGCTGTTCCGCTTCTCGATCCCGCCGCGCCCGATTTCACGCGGCGCTACGTGAACCTCGCCGACCCGCGCCTGGGCGCGCAGGCGCTCGAAGCCAGCGACGACTTCTTCGCGCCGAAGGAGCGGATGCTGAACCCGGAGCCGGCGGTCTTCATTCCGGCCAAGTACGACGACCACGGCAAGTGGATGGACGGCTGGGAGACGCGCCGCAAGCGCACGACCGGTTATGACTGGTGCATCGTCAAGCTCGCGCGTCCCGGCGTGATCAAGGGCGTCGACATCGATACCAGCCATTTCACCGGCAACTTCCCGCCGGCCGCTTCGATCGACGCCGCGTACGTCGCCGACGGCGCGCCGACGCAGGCGACCGAGTGGATCGAGATCGTGCCGTCGACGACGCTGCAGGGCAACAGTCACCATTACGTCGAAGCGCGCGACGCGCGCGCGTTCACGCATCTGCGCGTGAACATCTATCCGGACGGCGGCGTGGCGCGGCTGCGCGTGTACGGCCAGCCGCAGCTCGACTGGGCCGGCGCGAGCGAGACCGAGCAGTTCGACCTCGCGGCGATGGAAAACGGCGGCTACGTCGTGGCCGCGAACAACCAGCACTTCGGGCTCGCGTCGAACCTGCTGCTGCCGGGCCGCGGCGTGAACATGGGCGACGGCTGGGAAACGCGTCGCCGTCGCGAACCGGGCAATGACTGGGCGATCGTCGCGCTCGCGCAGCCGGGCGTGATCCGCAGGATCGAGGTCGATACGGCGTTCTTCAAGGGCAACTACCCGGACCGCTGCTCGATCCAGGCCGCCTACATGTCGGGCGGCACCGACAGCTCGCTGATCACGCAGTCGATGTTCTGGCCGGTGCTGCTCGGCGAGCAGAAGCTGCAGATGGACAAGCAGCACTTCTTCGAACCGGAAATCGCCGCACTCGGGCCGGTCACGCACGTGCGCCTGAACATCATCCCGGACGGCGGCGTATCGCGTCTGCGCCTGTGGGGGACGCTCGACAAATGAAGACGCTTGCAATCGAACCGCTGACCAGGCAAGCGTTCGCCCCGTTCGGCGACGTGATCGAAACCGACGGCGCGAAGCAGATTCCGATCAATCTCGGCACGACGGTGCGCTTTCACGATCTCGCGAACGTCGACGTGACCGACGCGGGCGGCCGCACGCTGGTCAACCTGTTTCGCGGCCAGCCGCGTGAGCTGCCGTTCGAGGTCAGGATGCTCGAGCGGCATCCGCTCGGCAGCCAGGCGTTCGTGCCGCTGAACGAGCGGCCGTATCTGGTCGTCGTCGCGCCGGCGGGCGAGCTCGATCCGTCGAAGGTTCGTGCGTTCGTGACGAGCGGCTGGCAGGGCGTCAACTACGCGAAGGGCGTGTGGCATCACCCGCTGATCGCGCTGGGCGAGGTCAGCGACTTCATCGTCGTCGATCGCGGCGGCGACGGCCTGAACCTGAACGAGCAGGACCTGCCGGAATCGCTGTGGCTCACCGAAGATGCGCTCGAGGCGGTGATGGTCTGAGCGCCGTTGCCGTAGCAGCGATCGTCGAACCAGCCCGCGCGACATGCGCGGGTTTTTTTATGTCGGTGCGCTTGGGGATCGCGGTGTGGGTGGTGGTCGGCATTCGCGCGCAACACTGCGAGGCAGTGCGGCGCACGGCCACGAACCGACACGCAGGGCAGTACGTGTAGCTCGATCGCGCCGATGCGCATGCGATCGTCGCGACGCGTTGGCGCGTGAAGTACGGTTGCCGGCCCGGTGCCGATGCGTCGATCTGAAAGCGAACGTGCAGCCTTGCTGAGCATGAAGTGGACGGGGCGTCGTCGTTCGAAGCGATCGTCGCGTTTCGTCGAAGCCGACGCGATGACCGTCGCGGCTGGCTGGTGTTCGTGTCGCCGTCCGGCGATTCGCACAGCGCCGTTTCGCCGTCCCGTCGCAAATCTTCGGGCTGCAATCGTGATGGGCGTGCAGCTGGAACGAGCGTTCCGGGTCCATTCATGATGCCGAACAGGAAGCCCGCCGCGAGACGGCGGCCGTGCGACGCAACCGGCCCGTGTTTTTCCGCGCCGCATGAATCGCGCTGAGCGCGCATTCCGATCGCGCCGCGTCGCATTCTCTACGCATCGTTCACAGCAGGGCGCAGCTGTACCGTGACGACGGTCACGCATCACGATCACATCTTCCTGCCGTTCGACGACCTCCCATGAATCTACTGCTCGTGCTGCAGCGTGAAGCGATGCGCGGCTAGCGCGACGGCCGTACCTTCGCGCCTTCGCACGTGCCAAAAAAAACGGGCCCGTCTCCGGGCCCGCATCCACCAACGTATCCCACCGGCGATCACACGCCGGCTCACAGCGCCTCACTTCACCGCGCCGCCCTCGAACCAAGCAGCGAGCTTCACGCGCTCGTCGTCGGTCATGTGCGTGACGTTGCCGATCGGCATCGCCTTCAGGCGCACGGCCTGTTCGTAGATGCGCTGCGCGTTCTTCGACACTTCATCCGGCGTGTCGAACATCACCCCGGCCGGCGCGCTGCCCATCAGCGTCGGCTTGGCCGAGTGGCATTCGATGCAGCGCTGCTGCAGGATCGGCATGATGTCGTTGACGGCGAGCTTCGGCGCGTTCGCGGCCTCGGCCTGCGGCGCGACCGGCTTCGGCATCGTCCACACGAGCGCGCCCGACAGCAGCGCGACGCCGCCGATCGGCAGGTACCACAGCTGCTTGCCGCGGTGACGCATCACGAAGAACTGACGAATCAGCGCGCCGGCCAGCATGATCAGCACGAGCACGACCCAGTTGAAGCGGTTCGTGTACGTCATCGCATAGTGGTTCGACAGCATCGCGAACACGACCGGCAGCGTGAAGTAGGTGTTGTGCACCGAGCGCTGCTTGCCGCGCTTGCCGTAGATCGGGTTCGGCTCTTCGCCCTTGAGCATCTTGTCGACCATCTTGCGCTGGCCGGGGATGATCACGAAGAACACGTTCGCCGACATGATCGTCGCGAGCATCGCGCCGACGATCAGATACGCGGCGCGGCCCGCGAAGATGTGACACGCGAGGTACGCGGCGATCACGACGTAGATGCCGACGCAGATGCCGAGCACGCGATCGTTGGTGCCGAGGATGCGGCACAGCGAGTCGTAGACGATCCAGCCGGCAGCGAGAAAGCCGAGCGCGGATGCGACCGCGACCACCGGCCCCATGTCGAGCACGCTCTTGTCGATCAGGTAGGTGTTCGGCGCGAGCAGGTAGAGCACGAAGAACAGCGAGAAGCCCGACAGCCACGTCGTGTACGACGGCCACTTCGACCAGTGCAGGTCGTCGGGCATTTCCGGCGGCGCGACCGTGTACTTCTGCATGTTGTAGAAGCCGCCGCCGTGCACATGCCACAGCTCGCCGAACACGCCGCGCTTGCGCTGGTTCGCGTCGGTCGGCGGCTTGAGGCTGTTGTCGAGCGCGACGAAATAGAACGACTCGCCGATCCACGCGATCGCGACGATGACGTGCAGCCATCGCAGCGCGAGGTTCAGCCAGTCGGTGATGAAGCCTTCCATGAAACTCCTCCAGACTCAGATCGTTGTCTTCGATGCAGGCGCCGATGCGTATGTCAGCTGCCGCGATAGGTGCTGTACGACCACGGCGACACGAGCAGCGGCACGTGGTAGTGCGATGCGGCGTCGGCGATGCCGAAGCGCAGCACGACGCGGTCGACGAAGCGCGGTTCGGGCACCTTCACGCCGAGCGACGCGAAGTAGTCGCCGGCATGGAACACGAGCTCGTATTCGCCGGCGGCGAGCGCCGCGCCTTCGAGCAGTGGCTCGTCGCAGCGGCCGTCGCTATTGGTCAGCACGGTCTTGAGCGCGCGGCGCGTTTCGCCGTCGAGCGCGTAGAGGTCCACCTTGACGGCAGCGCCGGGGCGACCGTGTGCCGTATCGAGTACGTGGGTAGTGAGCTTTCCCATTCGTTGTGTCCTTATGTGAATGCGAGGTTCGGCGGCGACTCGATCCATTGACTGTGCGGCGGATCGAGGCTCCACGTCACGTGGCTACATACCCGTCGGCGAAATTGATGCGAGCGCCGTGCAGGCATTGTAAGAAGGTTCCCGCGCAAATACGGACGCGATATCAAAGATAATGCGCCGCGCATGAACGGCTGTCGACGGCCGTCCATGCGCGGCCGGGGCGCGTGTGCGCTGCGTCCGATCGCGCTGCGCCGCGTACCATATCGAAACCGTGAAGCGCAGTATTCGGTTTCGCGCATTGTGCGCGGCGCGCGCTTGCGCGATGCTGCCGCGCGTACCCCGAAGACGGCATGCATGCCGGGTAACCGGGCCAGCGCGTTCGAACGGACGCAGGCACCGGTGCGTGCCGCGCAGCAGCGTTCGAACGGCCTTCAGCGTCTGCGGGAGCGGCTCCCGCAGACGGAACGACGCGGAAAACGCATGAACCTCGAGCAGCACGCCGGCGCACGCGCGCCACAGCCATCCTCATCCCGCCCGACGACCCTGCTGGTCAAGCACGCCGACGTGCTCGTGACCATGGACGACACGCGCCGCGAGCTGCGTGACGCCGGGCTTTACATCGAGGGCAACCGGATCGTCGCCGTCGGGCCGAGCGCCGAGCTGCCCGACACCGCCGACGAAGTGCTCGACCTGCGCGGCCATCTGGTGATCCCGGGGCTCGTGAACACGCATCACCACATGTACCAGAGCCTCACGCGCGCGGTGCCGGCCGCGCAGAACGCCGAGCTGTTCGGCTGGCTCACGAGCCTGTACCGGATCTGGGCGCATCTGACGCCGGAGATGATCGAGGTGTCGACGCTCACCGCGATGGCCGAGCTGCTGCAGTCGGGCTGCACGACGTCGAGCGATCATCTGTACATCTATCCGAACGGCAGCCGGCTCGACGACAGCATCGGCGCCGCGCAACGCATCGGCATGCGCTTTCACGCGAGCCGCGGCGCGATGAGCGTCGGTCAGCGCGACGGCGGGCTGCCGCCCGATTCGGTCGTCGAGCGCGAGCCGGACATCCTGCGCGACACGCAGCGGCTGATCGACGCCTATCACGACGAAGGACGTTACGCGATGTTGCGCGTGGTCGTCGCGCCGTGCTCGCCGTTCTCGGTGAGCCGCGGCCTGATGCGCGACGCGGCGGTGCTCGCGCGCGAGCGCGGCGTGTCATTGCACACGCATCTGGCGGAGAACGTCAACGACATCGCGTACAGCCGCGAAAAATTCGGCATGACGCCCGCCGAATATGCGGAAGATCTCGGTTGGGTCGGTCACGACGTCTGGCATGCGCACTGCGTGCAGCTCGACGATGCGGGCATCGGCCTGTTCGCGCGCACCGGCACCGGCGTCGCGCACTGCCCGTGCTCGAACATGCGCCTCGCATCGGGCATCGCGCCGATCGGGAAGATGCGGGCCGCGGGCGTGCCGGTCGGGCTCGGCGTCGACGGGTCGGCGTCGAACGACGGCGCGCAGATGGTCGCGGAAGTGCGGCATGCGCTGCTGCTGCAGCGGGTCGGCTTCGGGCCCGACGCGATGACCGCGCGCGACGCGCTCGAGATCGCGACGCTCGGCGGCGCGAAGGTGCTCAATCGTGACGATATCGGCGCGTTGAAGCCCGGCATGGCCGCCGACTTCGCCGCGTTCGACCTGCGCCAGCCGCTCTTTGCCGGTGCGTTGCACGACCCGGTCGCGGCGCTCGTGTTCTGCGCGCCGTCGCAGGCGGCCTATACGGTGGTGAACGGCAAGGTGGTGGTGCGGGAAGGGCGGCTCGCGACGCTCGATCTGCCGCCGGTCATCGAGCGCCACAATGCGCTTGCGCAGGCGCTCGTGGAAGCGTCGCGCTGACGCGGCGCGCGCGAACATGCGCGGCCGGCGTTGCGTCTTCCGGCCGTGCCCCGCCCGCTACGCTTACGCCTCGATCAACGTGCGCGTCGCTTCGGCAACCAGGCTGCGCAGCCAGCGCACTTCGTCCGAGTAATGGCAGCGTTCGTGCCACAGCTGGTAGTACTGCATCGGCGGAAAGTCGAGCGGGGCCGGCACGACCGACAGCGGCAGGAACTTCGCGTAATGGTCGGCGAACAGGCGCGTCGTCGTGAAGATCAGGTCGGACTTCACGAGCACATACGGCGCGAGGTTGAAGTACGGCAGCGTGACGACCACGTGACGCTTGAGCCGTTCGCGCGCGAGATGCACGTCGATCGCGCCGCGCTGGCCGACCGAATACGGCGTCGGCGCGAGGTGCGGCGCGTTCAGGTACTGATCGAGCGTAAGCCCGCCGCGCTTCGCGAACGGATGCGTGTTGCTCATCAGGCAAACGATTTCGTCGACGAACAGGTTGGACAAATGCAGCTGCTCGGGCGGCTCGGGCCAGTTGCCGACGACGATGTCGAGCTTGCCGTCTTCGAGTGCCAGTTCGTAGTCGAACGCGGGGCCGAGCGAGTGGAATTCGAGTGTCGCATTCGGCGCGGCCTGTCGGAAGCGTTCGACCACCGTCGGCACGAACAGCACGTTCAGATAGTCGGGACAGCCGATCCGGTAGCAGCGGATCGACGTGGCCGGGTCGAAGCTGTGCTGCTGAAACTTGATGCGCTCGATCTCGCGCAGCGCGTTCTGTACCGGCTCGAGCAGGCGCAGCCCGTATTCGGTCGGCACCATGCCGGACTTGCCGCGCACGAGCAGCGGGTCGCCGGTGATGTCGCGCAGGCGGCGCAGCGCGGCGCTGATCGCCGGTTGCGACTGGTTCAGTTTGACGGCCGCGCGCGTGACGCTGCGCTCCATCAACAAGGTGTGCAAGACGCGCAAGAGGTACGTGTCGATCGCCTCGCGTTGCTGACTCATGGTATCTCCGTTTATATGTCCAGGCTGATCGAGGGGGAGGTGGGGTATATCGTTTTTAATATGGAAGAAAATCAGCGTCAAGCGATGGATACCCGCGGCCGCGAGCCGGACGGGCCTCGCGCGAAGGGCGGTACACGGGCGCGAAGACCAACGCGGACGCGCGTTGCACGCATCCGCGGGCTTCGCGCGCCGGGCTTCCGGGCGCGTTCGGCGCGTCAGTCGTCGATGCGCATGCCGACTTTCAGCGTGACCTGCCAGTGGATCACCTGATCGCCTTCGATGTGTCCGCGCGTTTCGGTGACCTGAAACCAGTGCAGGTTGTGCAGCGTCTTGCCGGCTTTCGAGATCGCGTTGCGGATCGCGTCGTCGCACGATTGCCGCGACGATCCGGTCAGTTCGATCAGCTTGTACACGTGGTCGCTCATGATGGGCTCCGTGAAATGTCGGTATGTGCGGGTGCAAGAGGCGGGCCCGACGCGCGGCCGCGCGCACCAGGCCTGTTTGAGTGATAGGTATGATGGGCGGCAACTGCAACCTTGATTGGAGGCGACGAATATCGTGGAAGTCGGATTTTGCGGACCGGGATTGATGGGCGCGCCGATGATTCGGCATTTGCTGGCGGCGGGGCACCGCGTCGGCGTATGGAATCGCACGCGCGCGAAGGCGGAGGCGCTCGAGCAGGATGGCGCGCGGGTGGTCGACACGCCGCGTGAACTGGCCGAGCAGGTCGATACGGTGTTCGTCTGCGTGCTCGACGGCCGCGCGGTCGGCGACGTCGTGTTCGGCGCGCACGGGCTGCTCGCCGGCGACGCGAACGCGCGCCGCGTGCAACGCATCGTCGATCACTCGAGTATCGCGCCTGCCGCGACGCGCGATTACGCGGCGCGTGCGGCGGCGCTCGGCGTCGGCTGGGTCGACGCGCCGGTATCGGGCGGCGTGCCGGGCGCCCAGGCCGGCACGCTCGCGGTGATGGCCGGCGGCAACGCGGCGGACCTCGACGCGGTGCGGCCGCTGATCGACCGCTACGCGTCGCGCATCACGCATATGGGCGACGCGGGCGCGGGACAGACGGCGAAGCTCTGCAACCAGGCGATCGTCACCGCGACGGTCACCGCGATTGCCGAAGCCGTGGGCCTCGCGCAGGCGAGCGGCATCGACGCCGCGCGTCTGGCCGACGCGCTGGCGGGCGGCTGGGCAGATTCGGTACTGCTGCAGACCTTCGTGCCGCGGATGACGTCAGGCGGTCATCCGTCGATCGGCGCGCTGAGCACGTTTCAGAAGGATGTCGATGCAATCGCGGACGCGGCCCGCGACACGGGCGCGGTGATGCCCGTAGCGGCGACGGTGCAGCAGGTGTTGCGGCTGGGCGCCGCGCAGGGCCTTGCCGGCGCGGATTTCGCCGCGTTCATCGACATCCTGCGGCCCGGCAACGGACGGGCCGCCGCGACATGAGCGCGGCGCGGCCGAAACGGTACGCGTGAATGGCAGATGGGCCGCCCTCGGGCGGCCCATCTTGCTGTGGCGGTTCAGCCGAGCGAGCGCGGCGTCGTGTCGCCGGCGTTCTGGCGTCCGAGCCCGCCGCGCAGGCTCGCCTTCGTGCCCGCACCAAACTCGGGCAGGATGCGCGTGCGGGCGCGGCTCGCGAACACGAGGAAGCCGAAGCCGTTTGCCTCGTACCAATAGCCGCCGTTCTCGAGACCGTCGAGCGGCTGTTCGAGTGCGTTGGCGATCGATTCGATGCAGCGCTTGCGGAGCTCGGCAATGGCCGGATAGGGCGGGTGTGCGCCGCGCACGCTGCACAGGAGCACGTCGAGGCCGGGCAGCACGTGGGCATAGAGGACGGGCTCGTCCTGCGCACGGGCGCGGGCAATCTTGGTGTCGAGTTGCGCGAACGGCTTCGAATGGCGCAATACCGCGAGGAACGACTCGTGGCCATCCTGTTGCGCGCGTCGACGTTTTTTCGGGAAGGACATAAACACTCGCCTCAAAAACAATTGCAAGAAATGCGGCACTTTCATGCGACCCACTCCCGGCTATGTACGCCGCATGTCGATCCTTTATAGCACACGAAAATGCTGCATTCGTGAGGTACGACGATCAATGTCTCCCGTCGACCCGCTTGCCACGATGATCGACACAGCCAGCGTCTTGGCGCCCGTACTGTCGTTTAGTCTCCATCATAGACCTGCTTTTCGCGCGCGTGCATTCGCGCGTCACAAAAAAGTGCGAGGCGTGCCGCGCCGATGAAAAAGGCCCGCACGTGGCGGGCCTGGCAGATACGGCATGACGCGGCGTGAGCCGGCGTGGTGCGGCGCTCAGCGCTGCTTCAGCGAATCGCGGATCTCGCGCAGCAGCAGCACGTCTTCGGGCGTCGCGGCCGGAGCGGCTTCGGCGGGCTTGCGCAGCTTGTTGATGAATTTCACCATCAGGAAAATGATGAACGCAAGGATCACGAAATTGATCGCCACGGTGATGAACGAGCCGTAGCCGAATGCGGCGACGCCCGCGGCCTGCAGGTCCTTGAACGAATCGGGATTACCCTTGAACGACGGCGGGATGGTGCCGAGCAGAATGAATTTGTTCGAGAAATCCAGACCGCCGGTCAGCACGCCGATCACCGGCATGATGAGGTCCTTCACGACCGAGTCGACGATCTTCGAGAACGCGCCGCCGATGATCACGCCGACGGCGAGATCCATCACGTTGCCTTTGACGGCGAACTCCTTGAATTCCTTGATTATGCTCATGAGCGGCTTTCTCCTGGTTGGGGCGGGGACAGGCGTGCCGCGACGCGCAGGGCTGCGAAGCGTCTGATCGGTGGGGTATCGGAGGCACGCCGATGGCCGCATGATAGCGAACGTGCCCCATTGTCGGTAGCCCATCTTGAGATGATTAACAAATCGATGGGCGCGCGCACTTCGATGCGGGAAGGCGCGCAGGCGGGCGTCGTGCGAGGTGTCGACGGGAACGCTCAACTGTTGTCGTCGGTCCAGCCGTCGTCGTTGCCGCCGAGATCGACACCGCCGCCGTTGCCGTCGCTCCAGTCGGTGTTGTCGCCGCGGCCGAGGTCGAAGCCCGCATCGTTGTTGTCGGGGCGGCGGCGCTGATCGTCGACGATCACGTCGCGCTCGACCACGCGCTCGCGTCCGCCGGACATCGCTTCGCCGAGCAGCACGCCGGTCAGCAGCCCGCCCATGCCGCCGCCGAAACCGCCGCCTTGCTGCACCACGACGGGCGGCTGCTGGGGCGGGTACGGTTGCTGCGGGTATGGTTGTTGCTGATACGGCTGGCCCTGCATGCCGGTCACGCGATCGGCTTCCTGCGCATACACGGAGCCGCTGCCGTTCGCGGGCGCGGCCGGCGGCGCGCTCGGATCGGGACGGCCTTCGACGCGAGCCTTCACGCTCGCATGCCGCTGTTCGAGTTCGTCGATCCGATAGGGCGGCACCGGGCTCTTGCCGCTCGACAGCGCTTCGACCAGTGCGCGCGCATCGGTTTCGATGCCTTCGAGCTCGCCGGTGAGCGCGGCGGCGCC is a window from the Burkholderia vietnamiensis LMG 10929 genome containing:
- the puuE gene encoding allantoinase PuuE — its product is MSLDPNYPRDLIGYGRHPVQANWPGRARVAVQFVLNYEEGGENCVLHGDPGSEQFLSEIVGAAAYPDRHMSMESIYEYGSRAGVWRILREFEKRGLPLTVFGVGMAIERHPELARAFVELGHEIACHGWRWIHYQSMTPELEAEHMRLGMEAIERVTGERPLGWYTGRDSPNTHRLVAEYGGFLYDSDNYGDDLPFWMDVAVSGGRTTPQLIVPYTLDTNDMRFATPQGFNTGEHFFDYLRDAFDVLYAEGDEAPKMLSIGMHCRLLGRPGRFRGLQRFLDHIEKHERVWVTRRVDIARHWREHHPYQPNHRDEGKA
- the uraD gene encoding 2-oxo-4-hydroxy-4-carboxy-5-ureidoimidazoline decarboxylase, whose product is MKAMRYTLEQLNTMAPSAFVAALSGIFEHSPWVAEHAAAKRPFASIDALHETMSNAVETAGDARQLALINAHPELAGKAAVRGELTAESTREQSGAGLDQCTQEEFDKLLTLNRTYREKFGFPFILAVRGYDRHGIIANFESRVNHSRSEELRASLDQIYRIARFRLDDLIDA
- the alc gene encoding allantoicase; amino-acid sequence: MAVPLLDPAAPDFTRRYVNLADPRLGAQALEASDDFFAPKERMLNPEPAVFIPAKYDDHGKWMDGWETRRKRTTGYDWCIVKLARPGVIKGVDIDTSHFTGNFPPAASIDAAYVADGAPTQATEWIEIVPSTTLQGNSHHYVEARDARAFTHLRVNIYPDGGVARLRVYGQPQLDWAGASETEQFDLAAMENGGYVVAANNQHFGLASNLLLPGRGVNMGDGWETRRRREPGNDWAIVALAQPGVIRRIEVDTAFFKGNYPDRCSIQAAYMSGGTDSSLITQSMFWPVLLGEQKLQMDKQHFFEPEIAALGPVTHVRLNIIPDGGVSRLRLWGTLDK
- a CDS encoding ureidoglycolate lyase, with the protein product MKTLAIEPLTRQAFAPFGDVIETDGAKQIPINLGTTVRFHDLANVDVTDAGGRTLVNLFRGQPRELPFEVRMLERHPLGSQAFVPLNERPYLVVVAPAGELDPSKVRAFVTSGWQGVNYAKGVWHHPLIALGEVSDFIVVDRGGDGLNLNEQDLPESLWLTEDALEAVMV
- a CDS encoding urate hydroxylase PuuD, with protein sequence MEGFITDWLNLALRWLHVIVAIAWIGESFYFVALDNSLKPPTDANQRKRGVFGELWHVHGGGFYNMQKYTVAPPEMPDDLHWSKWPSYTTWLSGFSLFFVLYLLAPNTYLIDKSVLDMGPVVAVASALGFLAAGWIVYDSLCRILGTNDRVLGICVGIYVVIAAYLACHIFAGRAAYLIVGAMLATIMSANVFFVIIPGQRKMVDKMLKGEEPNPIYGKRGKQRSVHNTYFTLPVVFAMLSNHYAMTYTNRFNWVVLVLIMLAGALIRQFFVMRHRGKQLWYLPIGGVALLSGALVWTMPKPVAPQAEAANAPKLAVNDIMPILQQRCIECHSAKPTLMGSAPAGVMFDTPDEVSKNAQRIYEQAVRLKAMPIGNVTHMTDDERVKLAAWFEGGAVK
- the uraH gene encoding hydroxyisourate hydrolase codes for the protein MGKLTTHVLDTAHGRPGAAVKVDLYALDGETRRALKTVLTNSDGRCDEPLLEGAALAAGEYELVFHAGDYFASLGVKVPEPRFVDRVVLRFGIADAASHYHVPLLVSPWSYSTYRGS
- a CDS encoding 8-oxoguanine deaminase — its product is MNLEQHAGARAPQPSSSRPTTLLVKHADVLVTMDDTRRELRDAGLYIEGNRIVAVGPSAELPDTADEVLDLRGHLVIPGLVNTHHHMYQSLTRAVPAAQNAELFGWLTSLYRIWAHLTPEMIEVSTLTAMAELLQSGCTTSSDHLYIYPNGSRLDDSIGAAQRIGMRFHASRGAMSVGQRDGGLPPDSVVEREPDILRDTQRLIDAYHDEGRYAMLRVVVAPCSPFSVSRGLMRDAAVLARERGVSLHTHLAENVNDIAYSREKFGMTPAEYAEDLGWVGHDVWHAHCVQLDDAGIGLFARTGTGVAHCPCSNMRLASGIAPIGKMRAAGVPVGLGVDGSASNDGAQMVAEVRHALLLQRVGFGPDAMTARDALEIATLGGAKVLNRDDIGALKPGMAADFAAFDLRQPLFAGALHDPVAALVFCAPSQAAYTVVNGKVVVREGRLATLDLPPVIERHNALAQALVEASR
- a CDS encoding LysR substrate-binding domain-containing protein → MSQQREAIDTYLLRVLHTLLMERSVTRAAVKLNQSQPAISAALRRLRDITGDPLLVRGKSGMVPTEYGLRLLEPVQNALREIERIKFQQHSFDPATSIRCYRIGCPDYLNVLFVPTVVERFRQAAPNATLEFHSLGPAFDYELALEDGKLDIVVGNWPEPPEQLHLSNLFVDEIVCLMSNTHPFAKRGGLTLDQYLNAPHLAPTPYSVGQRGAIDVHLARERLKRHVVVTLPYFNLAPYVLVKSDLIFTTTRLFADHYAKFLPLSVVPAPLDFPPMQYYQLWHERCHYSDEVRWLRSLVAEATRTLIEA
- a CDS encoding dodecin; amino-acid sequence: MSDHVYKLIELTGSSRQSCDDAIRNAISKAGKTLHNLHWFQVTETRGHIEGDQVIHWQVTLKVGMRIDD
- a CDS encoding NAD(P)-dependent oxidoreductase, yielding MEVGFCGPGLMGAPMIRHLLAAGHRVGVWNRTRAKAEALEQDGARVVDTPRELAEQVDTVFVCVLDGRAVGDVVFGAHGLLAGDANARRVQRIVDHSSIAPAATRDYAARAAALGVGWVDAPVSGGVPGAQAGTLAVMAGGNAADLDAVRPLIDRYASRITHMGDAGAGQTAKLCNQAIVTATVTAIAEAVGLAQASGIDAARLADALAGGWADSVLLQTFVPRMTSGGHPSIGALSTFQKDVDAIADAARDTGAVMPVAATVQQVLRLGAAQGLAGADFAAFIDILRPGNGRAAAT
- the mscL gene encoding large conductance mechanosensitive channel protein MscL — its product is MSIIKEFKEFAVKGNVMDLAVGVIIGGAFSKIVDSVVKDLIMPVIGVLTGGLDFSNKFILLGTIPPSFKGNPDSFKDLQAAGVAAFGYGSFITVAINFVILAFIIFLMVKFINKLRKPAEAAPAATPEDVLLLREIRDSLKQR